One part of the Kiritimatiellia bacterium genome encodes these proteins:
- a CDS encoding DNA polymerase IV, producing the protein MRSDSQPLSLRSYPRAILHVDGDAFFTSVEQSIHPEWKGRPMVTGQERGIIACASYEAKALGIKRGVPLHEARKMCPELIVVPSDYETYSIYSKRMFDIIRRYTPIVEESSIDEGFADLTGLRRVHRTSYEEIARRIKEEIQRSLDLTVSVGLSLTKGLAKLCSKFRKPDGFTAVPGYRVHLLLQQTPLEEVWGFGPNTVNLLQKHGLKTAYDFAMKPEGWADKLLGKIGREIWHELRGESIYPVNPEEKSEYLTISKCKTFAAPSGDREYVYAKLVRNVESACIKLRRHRLRARAVCVALRRRDFSESAMEARLTRATSAPQEMLPIVREMFERLYEPGAEYRTTMVVLGEIETDWYVQYELFEDAVRAERMQRAARVIDAVNAWYGKHKLSLGSSLFLSRAPPSPRAVEPMRKTNLLPGETRRRRLNIPRLDIELK; encoded by the coding sequence ATGCGTTCAGATTCCCAGCCCCTTTCCCTGCGCTCGTATCCGCGGGCCATCCTGCATGTCGATGGCGACGCCTTTTTTACGTCCGTCGAGCAGTCGATTCACCCCGAGTGGAAGGGCCGGCCGATGGTGACCGGCCAGGAGCGCGGCATCATCGCCTGCGCCAGCTATGAGGCGAAGGCATTGGGCATCAAGCGGGGGGTCCCGCTGCACGAGGCGCGGAAAATGTGCCCGGAGTTGATCGTCGTGCCGAGCGATTACGAGACCTACAGCATTTATTCGAAGCGGATGTTCGACATCATCCGGCGCTACACGCCGATTGTGGAGGAAAGCTCAATCGACGAGGGGTTCGCGGACCTCACCGGCCTGCGCCGCGTGCACCGCACGTCGTACGAGGAAATTGCGCGCCGCATCAAGGAGGAGATTCAGCGCTCACTGGATCTGACGGTTTCGGTAGGGCTGAGCCTGACGAAGGGGCTGGCGAAGCTTTGTTCGAAGTTCCGGAAGCCGGACGGATTCACGGCCGTGCCCGGATATCGCGTGCATCTGCTGTTGCAGCAAACGCCGCTGGAGGAGGTGTGGGGGTTCGGGCCGAACACGGTGAACCTGCTGCAGAAACACGGCCTGAAGACGGCTTACGATTTCGCGATGAAGCCGGAGGGGTGGGCAGACAAGCTGCTCGGCAAGATCGGCCGCGAGATTTGGCACGAGCTGCGCGGTGAATCGATCTATCCCGTGAATCCCGAAGAAAAGAGCGAGTATTTGACGATCAGCAAGTGCAAAACCTTTGCCGCGCCGAGCGGGGACCGCGAATACGTCTACGCCAAGCTGGTCCGGAATGTCGAATCGGCCTGCATCAAACTGCGCCGCCACCGATTGCGCGCACGCGCGGTGTGCGTGGCGCTGCGGCGCCGCGACTTCAGCGAATCAGCGATGGAGGCTCGCCTGACCCGAGCGACGTCGGCGCCGCAGGAGATGTTGCCCATCGTCCGCGAGATGTTCGAGCGGCTGTACGAGCCTGGCGCGGAATACCGCACGACGATGGTGGTATTGGGCGAGATCGAGACGGATTGGTATGTGCAGTACGAGCTGTTCGAGGATGCTGTGCGGGCGGAGCGGATGCAGCGGGCCGCGCGGGTGATCGATGCGGTCAACGCGTGGTATGGCAAGCACAAGCTGTCGCTTGGCTCGTCGCTGTTCCTGTCTCGCGCGCCGCCAAGCCCGCGGGCCGTCGAGCCGATGCGCAAAACCAATTTGCTGCCCGGCGAAACCCGGCGCCGACGCCTCAATATTCCGCGGCTGGACATCGAATTAAAGTGA
- a CDS encoding ABC transporter ATP-binding protein, with amino-acid sequence MGAAVRLEQVTKRFGDLIVVNRISLTIEAGELFFLLGPSGCGKTTLLRSIAGFYFPDSGSIHIGDRDVTRLPPEERDTGMVFQSYALWPHMTVAENVAFGLELRKLPKDEIARRVADALAMVKMADRAEYKPNQLSGGQQQRVALARALVIRPKCLLLDEPLSNLDAKLRLEMRSEIRRICKQAGLTAIYVTHDQKEALSIADRIAVFDRGVIQQCDRPDVVYRRPANRFVANFIGETNFIEGVIEESQPGRAVVRTEIGRIVSTSLPSSGVSRGQSVTLSIRPETLHAGTTPEDPTNVFHGELHDTVYLGEMAQHAFQIRSPERNGDISVNVFELNPKIIAHDNERRATHVWVRPENVIVLTE; translated from the coding sequence ATGGGCGCTGCCGTTCGCCTCGAACAGGTAACCAAACGATTCGGCGACCTCATCGTCGTCAACCGGATCTCGCTCACCATTGAAGCGGGCGAGCTTTTCTTCCTCCTGGGGCCCAGCGGGTGTGGCAAAACAACCCTGCTCCGTTCGATTGCTGGGTTTTACTTTCCGGATAGCGGGTCCATCCACATTGGAGACCGCGACGTTACGCGCCTCCCTCCGGAAGAGCGCGATACGGGTATGGTTTTCCAAAGTTACGCGCTGTGGCCTCACATGACCGTCGCCGAAAATGTGGCATTCGGGCTCGAGCTGCGAAAACTCCCCAAAGACGAGATTGCAAGACGGGTCGCGGACGCTCTCGCTATGGTCAAGATGGCTGACCGCGCCGAATATAAACCTAACCAGCTTTCCGGCGGCCAGCAGCAGCGCGTCGCGCTCGCGCGCGCCCTTGTGATCCGTCCGAAATGCCTCCTGCTCGATGAGCCTCTGTCAAACCTCGACGCCAAACTGCGGCTCGAAATGCGGAGTGAAATCCGCCGGATTTGCAAGCAGGCCGGACTCACCGCCATCTACGTCACCCATGACCAGAAAGAGGCGCTCTCCATAGCTGACCGGATTGCCGTCTTCGACCGAGGGGTCATTCAGCAGTGCGATCGGCCCGACGTTGTATACCGCCGCCCCGCAAATCGCTTCGTCGCCAACTTCATCGGAGAAACGAATTTCATCGAAGGCGTGATCGAAGAATCCCAACCCGGGCGCGCCGTGGTTCGAACCGAGATCGGTCGAATCGTTTCCACATCCTTGCCCTCATCCGGTGTGTCCCGCGGCCAATCGGTCACCCTCTCCATTCGTCCGGAGACGCTGCACGCGGGGACCACGCCCGAGGATCCGACCAATGTGTTCCATGGCGAATTGCACGATACCGTCTACCTCGGAGAAATGGCCCAGCACGCCTTTCAAATTCGATCTCCCGAGAGGAATGGAGATATCTCTGTCAACGTATTTGAGCTGAACCCCAAAATCATCGCACACGACAATGAGCGGCGCGCCACCCATGTTTGGGTCCGGCCGGAAAACGTGATTGTCCTGACTGAATGA
- a CDS encoding iron ABC transporter permease — protein sequence MNRTISRIIFVAASAIFAVLFLVPLGTVIQGGFWVHGRLTFEYLAGVFLNPIYSEGLLNSFLIASGTTALATLIALPLAWLTAKFDFIGKNWLTGMILIPMILPPFVGAIGFQQILGPYGGLNSLLGLGPVDWLGRMQYWGVVILQALSLYPIMYLNTTAALANIDPAMEEAAENLGCRGFTKFRRITLPLMMPGLFAGGTIVFIWSFTELGTPLILNYTKCASVQVFDALKEIGANPFPYALVFVMLVASVLLYAAGKMLFGGQAYAMQSKAAIHAATRRLTGMRAALAILPFALVILVAMTPHLGVIATSFARPGSWYQSVLPTDWTLANYVEALGHDMTVSSIRNSLVYASLAVAFNTILGVAIAYVVVRSDIRGRGWLDALAMLPLAVPGLVMAFGYLAVSAHLSNQEWVKQNSFWQNLLDVRENPTFFLVMAYSVRRLPYMVRSAVAGLQQTSIALEEAAANLGARFFTVLRRITVPLILANLIAGALLAFAFSMLEVSDSLMLAQRADYYPITKTIYELYQLIGIGQYIASALGVWAMIFLAVTILGASAILGRKLGALFRA from the coding sequence ATGAACCGCACGATCTCACGCATCATTTTCGTCGCGGCTTCCGCAATCTTTGCGGTCCTCTTTTTGGTCCCCCTGGGAACGGTCATTCAGGGCGGATTCTGGGTCCATGGGCGTCTGACCTTCGAATATCTCGCAGGCGTGTTTCTGAATCCCATTTATTCGGAAGGGCTTCTCAACAGCTTCCTGATCGCCTCGGGCACCACCGCGCTGGCCACGCTGATCGCGCTACCGCTCGCCTGGCTGACGGCCAAATTTGATTTTATCGGGAAAAATTGGCTCACCGGCATGATCCTCATTCCGATGATCCTGCCGCCCTTTGTCGGCGCCATCGGCTTCCAGCAGATTCTGGGTCCCTACGGTGGCCTGAACAGCCTCCTCGGCCTCGGGCCCGTGGATTGGCTCGGTCGCATGCAATACTGGGGCGTCGTCATTCTGCAGGCGCTATCGCTCTACCCCATCATGTACCTCAACACCACCGCCGCGCTCGCGAACATCGACCCGGCGATGGAGGAAGCCGCGGAAAATCTCGGCTGTCGTGGTTTCACCAAATTTCGGCGCATCACCCTGCCGTTGATGATGCCCGGCCTTTTCGCCGGCGGAACCATCGTGTTCATCTGGAGCTTTACCGAACTCGGCACGCCGTTGATTCTGAACTACACCAAGTGTGCATCCGTCCAGGTCTTTGACGCGCTCAAGGAAATCGGCGCCAACCCGTTTCCGTATGCCCTGGTCTTTGTCATGCTTGTGGCCAGCGTGCTACTCTACGCCGCTGGAAAGATGCTCTTTGGCGGGCAGGCCTATGCCATGCAGAGCAAAGCCGCCATCCACGCCGCCACACGACGACTCACCGGCATGCGTGCCGCCCTCGCAATCCTGCCCTTCGCGCTCGTGATCCTCGTCGCGATGACGCCGCACCTCGGCGTGATCGCCACAAGTTTCGCGCGCCCTGGCAGTTGGTATCAATCCGTCTTGCCGACCGACTGGACGCTGGCCAACTATGTAGAAGCCCTCGGCCACGATATGACGGTCAGCAGCATCCGCAACAGCCTCGTCTACGCTTCCCTTGCGGTCGCATTCAATACCATCCTGGGGGTCGCCATCGCCTACGTCGTCGTGCGCTCCGACATCCGCGGGCGCGGATGGCTCGACGCCCTCGCCATGCTGCCCCTCGCGGTGCCGGGCCTGGTGATGGCGTTTGGCTACCTGGCCGTCAGCGCTCACCTCAGCAACCAGGAATGGGTCAAACAGAATTCGTTCTGGCAAAACCTGCTGGACGTCCGCGAGAATCCCACCTTCTTCCTCGTCATGGCCTACAGCGTGCGACGGCTCCCGTACATGGTCCGCTCCGCCGTCGCTGGTTTGCAGCAGACGTCGATTGCGCTCGAAGAGGCGGCCGCCAACCTCGGCGCGCGATTCTTCACGGTGCTCCGCCGCATCACCGTGCCGCTCATTCTGGCGAATCTCATCGCCGGCGCGCTCCTCGCCTTTGCTTTCAGCATGCTGGAGGTCTCAGACAGCCTGATGCTCGCTCAGCGGGCGGATTATTATCCCATTACGAAAACCATTTACGAGCTCTACCAGTTGATCGGCATCGGCCAATATATCGCATCTGCCCTCGGCGTCTGGGCGATGATCTTCCTCGCCGTGACGATCCTCGGCGCATCGGCGATCCTCGGCAGAAAGCTCGGCGCTCTCTTCCGCGCGTGA
- the nusB gene encoding transcription antitermination factor NusB, which yields MKSRHDARRLAVQFLFQRDFNAGNLDEDLELFWSDQPASAAVRRFADSLIRGVEANKPQIDQILGSCADHWDVRRMGAVDRNVMRVALYEMMHRPDIPHPVSIDEAVELAKELSSEESGRFVNGILDRARRDLQSGRIAVGAASENPAPMREG from the coding sequence ATGAAAAGCCGCCATGACGCCCGCCGTCTGGCGGTCCAGTTTCTCTTCCAACGCGATTTCAACGCGGGAAACCTGGATGAGGACCTGGAACTGTTTTGGTCCGATCAACCCGCGAGCGCCGCCGTGCGGCGATTTGCCGATTCGCTCATCCGCGGTGTCGAGGCGAACAAGCCGCAAATCGATCAGATTCTCGGGTCCTGCGCTGACCACTGGGATGTTCGCCGCATGGGCGCGGTGGATCGGAATGTGATGCGCGTGGCGCTTTATGAAATGATGCATCGGCCGGACATTCCCCATCCGGTGTCGATCGATGAGGCGGTTGAGCTGGCAAAAGAGTTGAGCTCGGAGGAATCCGGGCGGTTTGTCAACGGCATCCTGGATCGGGCGCGTCGCGATCTGCAAAGCGGTCGGATCGCCGTCGGCGCTGCATCCGAAAATCCCGCCCCGATGCGCGAAGGATAG
- the ligA gene encoding NAD-dependent DNA ligase LigA, producing the protein MTRTEARQRIETLRREIERHNRLYYVEAAPEISDAEFDRLMDELRRLEAEFPEFITPDSPTQRVGGQPLEGFTRVRHRAPMLSLEKKENLHELTLFEREILKKLPDFVPDYVVEPKIDGVSISLHYVNGVLQLGVTRGDGETGDDITANLRTVRDIPLRLNTSSPPAYLEVRGEAYMREADRIALNESLRARGEKTFANTRNATAGSLKQLDPRIVAQRPIRAVFYALGHVEGTEFASHSEELETLRRFGLPIPLIWRRVSSIREAEAAAREIKEREDELPYEIDGAVIKVNDNAACRALGLKTNVPAYAVAYKRPEWFHEAQTKLERIVVQVGRTGVLTPVAEVAPVFLDGTTISRITLHNAEEIKRKDIRIGDTVVIKRAGRVIPAIVRVVDDARTGDEKPFQMPDRCPACGSPVVRRRLASGTGTEVAVRCENPRCPAQAARRIEYFSSRNAMNIEGLGETVADKLVEQGVARSVWDLFRLDVDRLARLNLGSPEEPRVLGEKVARRIMEGIEAARRAPLAKWIHALGLPGVGETIAGKLAETHRTFEELVASPKLRRIAELAELEEQLASGSRALRGRRGFIGRDSDMTYAELVKRRDRLKAEVDAHPIEGVGPALARELVAFFDSDAAREILAEMKALGINPEGAPPPAPTASGPFAGKVVVVTGTLQRFTRAEAHEALRKAGARVADSVTGKTDYLIVGADAGSKLDKARKLGIPTLDESEFIKMLGE; encoded by the coding sequence ATGACGCGCACGGAAGCCCGGCAACGAATTGAAACGCTGCGCCGCGAAATCGAGCGGCACAACCGCCTCTACTACGTGGAGGCCGCCCCCGAAATCTCGGATGCCGAATTCGACCGCCTGATGGACGAGCTGCGGCGGCTCGAGGCGGAATTTCCGGAATTCATCACGCCAGACTCGCCCACGCAGCGGGTTGGCGGCCAGCCGCTCGAGGGGTTTACCCGCGTCCGGCACCGCGCCCCCATGCTTTCGCTCGAGAAAAAGGAAAACCTCCACGAACTGACGCTCTTTGAGCGCGAAATTCTGAAGAAACTGCCCGATTTTGTGCCGGACTACGTCGTCGAACCCAAAATCGACGGCGTGTCCATTTCGCTCCATTACGTAAACGGTGTGCTTCAGCTCGGCGTGACCCGCGGCGACGGCGAAACCGGCGACGATATCACAGCAAATTTGCGCACCGTGCGGGACATCCCGCTCCGACTGAACACCTCATCGCCCCCCGCCTACCTCGAAGTGCGCGGCGAGGCCTACATGCGCGAGGCGGACCGCATCGCCCTCAACGAATCCCTGCGCGCCCGCGGTGAAAAGACCTTTGCGAACACCCGAAACGCCACCGCGGGGTCGCTCAAGCAATTGGACCCGCGCATCGTCGCGCAGCGCCCGATCCGGGCCGTGTTCTATGCCCTCGGCCATGTCGAGGGCACCGAATTCGCCTCTCACTCGGAGGAGCTCGAAACCCTCCGTCGGTTCGGCCTGCCGATCCCGCTGATCTGGCGCCGGGTGTCCAGTATTCGGGAGGCGGAGGCCGCGGCCCGCGAAATCAAGGAGCGCGAGGACGAACTGCCCTATGAAATCGATGGCGCGGTCATCAAGGTCAACGACAACGCCGCCTGCCGCGCGCTCGGGCTCAAGACCAATGTGCCCGCATACGCTGTCGCCTACAAGCGCCCCGAGTGGTTCCACGAGGCGCAAACGAAACTGGAACGAATTGTCGTCCAGGTCGGCCGCACCGGCGTGCTAACCCCGGTCGCGGAAGTTGCGCCCGTTTTTCTCGACGGCACCACCATCTCGAGGATCACCCTCCACAACGCAGAGGAGATCAAGCGCAAGGACATCCGCATCGGCGACACTGTGGTGATCAAGCGGGCGGGCCGCGTGATCCCCGCGATTGTCCGCGTCGTCGACGACGCGCGGACGGGCGACGAAAAGCCGTTCCAGATGCCGGACCGCTGCCCCGCCTGCGGCTCGCCGGTCGTCCGGCGCAGGTTGGCCAGCGGAACAGGGACCGAAGTTGCCGTCCGCTGTGAAAACCCGCGATGCCCCGCCCAGGCCGCGCGTCGAATCGAATATTTCTCAAGCCGCAACGCGATGAACATCGAGGGGCTCGGCGAGACGGTCGCAGACAAACTTGTCGAACAAGGCGTGGCGCGATCGGTCTGGGATCTCTTTCGCCTCGATGTTGACCGGCTTGCGCGGCTGAATCTCGGTTCCCCGGAAGAACCGCGGGTCCTGGGCGAGAAAGTAGCCCGCCGCATCATGGAGGGCATCGAAGCCGCCCGCCGAGCGCCGCTCGCGAAATGGATCCATGCCCTCGGCCTGCCCGGCGTCGGCGAAACCATTGCCGGCAAACTCGCGGAAACCCATCGCACGTTCGAGGAGTTGGTCGCCTCGCCCAAGCTGCGGCGGATCGCAGAACTTGCTGAACTCGAGGAACAACTTGCGTCCGGTTCCCGGGCATTGCGGGGCCGGCGCGGGTTCATTGGTCGGGATTCCGATATGACCTACGCGGAACTGGTCAAAAGGCGCGACCGCCTGAAAGCCGAGGTGGACGCCCATCCGATCGAGGGCGTGGGACCGGCGTTAGCTCGGGAGCTGGTGGCTTTTTTCGATTCCGACGCCGCCCGCGAGATTCTGGCGGAAATGAAGGCCTTGGGCATCAACCCTGAAGGCGCTCCGCCGCCGGCCCCAACAGCATCGGGTCCGTTCGCCGGCAAGGTGGTCGTTGTGACCGGCACATTGCAGCGTTTCACGCGGGCCGAAGCGCACGAAGCCCTTCGCAAGGCCGGCGCCCGCGTGGCCGACAGCGTCACCGGCAAGACCGATTATCTGATTGTGGGCGCCGATGCGGGCTCCAAACTCGACAAAGCCCGCAAACTCGGCATTCCGACGCTGGACGAATCGGAATTCATCAAAATGCTCGGCGAATAG
- a CDS encoding nucleoside 2-deoxyribosyltransferase, with product MKKRIYLCGPIMDEHEGHARAWRQKAKELLAHDFILLDPMRRNFKDREVDSANEIVEFDLQDIRDADILLVNYNKPSIGTAMEVFYASHDLGKFVVAFSPFSFKDCSPWMIRFCTKILPNLEAACAYIKEHFVAQRYA from the coding sequence ATGAAAAAGCGAATTTATCTCTGCGGGCCAATCATGGATGAACACGAGGGACACGCGCGCGCCTGGCGACAGAAGGCCAAGGAGCTCCTCGCACACGATTTCATTCTGCTCGATCCGATGCGGCGCAATTTCAAAGACCGCGAAGTGGACAGCGCAAACGAGATCGTCGAATTCGATCTGCAGGACATCCGAGATGCCGACATCCTCCTCGTCAATTACAACAAGCCGTCCATCGGAACCGCGATGGAGGTCTTCTACGCCTCGCACGATCTCGGAAAATTCGTCGTTGCCTTCTCTCCATTCTCCTTCAAGGACTGCAGCCCGTGGATGATCCGCTTCTGCACGAAAATTCTGCCGAACCTGGAAGCGGCCTGCGCGTACATCAAAGAGCACTTCGTCGCCCAACGCTACGCGTGA
- a CDS encoding ABC transporter substrate-binding protein, with protein sequence MRKESTFGRHAAILLAAAATVALPFLARRPAAETEEWKPGDPELVIISPHNEAIRYEFGEGFSRWHQARYGRPVKVDWRVIGGTSEISRYLTSSFIAAARAWWTSQGRSWLPGAGESLIDRRFPVDAPPEISRRADESEESWRRRTEAELARWRELRELYTRFRSTDDPSQISAKIDLFFGGGDYDHLKAHGEGLTVAPWPPESPPPDLFTDSRGREIIPARIAGETWRTPTMFGNAVATFGICYNLDRLRDLGIERPPTNWSDLTDPRYFRQIGVADPTKSGSIAKAFELIIHQQCHEAVRAAGFSEEDIDRFEREIAAARLPPGELPPGVPADYQRAIERGWENGIRLIQKIGANARYFTDSAGKVPIDVSMGAAAAGIAIDFYGRFQAQTTRSPDGRERMGFVAPAGGTGVSSDPISLLRGAPNRQIAIRFIEFVLSEDGQKLWTYRPGTPGGPIKYALRRIPVRRTFFPSEDPEIQAAHKQHMQYAADNLADPQINPYALAEQFTYRPRWTASHFGVHRDLVRAMCLNASEELQRAWKAVISHGEPVRQAAALSMIARLPDRPEPLTWRSAPRLVREYSRLDYMREWTVFYRASYRAAVRAVLEQEATR encoded by the coding sequence ATGCGGAAAGAATCAACCTTCGGACGTCATGCGGCCATCCTGTTAGCGGCCGCCGCAACGGTCGCGCTCCCCTTTCTGGCCCGCCGGCCGGCAGCAGAAACGGAGGAGTGGAAACCGGGCGATCCCGAACTTGTCATCATCTCGCCGCATAATGAGGCGATTCGATACGAATTCGGCGAAGGATTCTCCCGCTGGCACCAGGCACGCTACGGAAGGCCCGTCAAAGTCGATTGGCGCGTGATTGGAGGAACTTCGGAAATTAGCCGCTATCTGACATCCTCTTTCATCGCTGCTGCGCGCGCTTGGTGGACCTCTCAGGGTCGATCGTGGCTCCCCGGGGCAGGTGAATCTCTGATTGACCGACGTTTTCCCGTAGATGCCCCGCCCGAAATTTCCCGGCGGGCGGATGAATCGGAAGAATCCTGGCGTCGTCGCACGGAGGCCGAACTCGCCCGCTGGAGGGAATTGCGCGAACTTTATACCCGCTTCCGATCGACGGACGACCCGTCCCAAATTTCTGCGAAGATCGATTTGTTTTTCGGCGGCGGAGATTATGACCACCTGAAGGCCCACGGCGAGGGCTTGACCGTTGCCCCGTGGCCGCCCGAAAGCCCCCCGCCGGATCTCTTCACCGATTCGCGCGGGCGCGAAATCATTCCCGCTCGAATCGCCGGTGAGACGTGGCGCACCCCCACCATGTTTGGCAACGCTGTGGCCACTTTCGGGATTTGTTACAACCTTGATCGGCTCCGGGACTTGGGGATCGAACGCCCCCCGACGAATTGGTCGGATCTGACTGATCCAAGGTACTTCCGCCAGATCGGCGTTGCCGACCCGACAAAAAGCGGGAGCATCGCCAAGGCATTTGAACTCATCATTCACCAACAATGTCACGAAGCCGTACGCGCGGCGGGCTTTTCGGAAGAGGACATCGACCGATTTGAACGGGAGATTGCGGCCGCCCGGCTTCCGCCTGGCGAACTACCTCCTGGAGTGCCCGCGGATTATCAACGCGCCATCGAACGCGGCTGGGAGAACGGTATCCGGCTCATCCAGAAGATCGGCGCGAATGCCCGATATTTCACGGATTCGGCGGGGAAGGTTCCAATCGACGTCAGCATGGGCGCGGCGGCCGCCGGCATCGCGATCGATTTCTACGGGCGCTTCCAGGCCCAGACCACTCGGTCGCCCGATGGCCGAGAGCGGATGGGTTTCGTCGCGCCCGCCGGTGGAACGGGCGTCAGTTCCGACCCCATCAGTCTCCTCCGCGGCGCGCCCAACCGGCAGATTGCGATTCGATTCATCGAGTTTGTCCTGAGCGAGGACGGCCAGAAATTGTGGACCTATCGCCCAGGGACCCCTGGAGGCCCGATCAAATACGCGCTCCGCCGAATCCCCGTCCGCCGTACTTTCTTCCCGTCGGAAGATCCCGAAATCCAAGCCGCCCATAAGCAGCATATGCAATATGCGGCTGACAACCTCGCGGACCCCCAAATCAATCCGTACGCGTTGGCGGAGCAGTTTACGTACCGACCGCGTTGGACGGCCTCCCATTTTGGCGTCCACCGCGACCTAGTTCGCGCGATGTGCCTAAATGCCTCCGAGGAGCTGCAGCGCGCCTGGAAAGCCGTCATTTCACACGGGGAGCCCGTCCGCCAGGCGGCCGCGCTCTCCATGATCGCCCGCCTGCCGGACCGACCTGAACCGCTCACCTGGCGCTCGGCTCCACGGCTGGTTCGAGAGTATTCCCGCCTCGACTATATGCGCGAATGGACCGTTTTCTACCGCGCTAGCTATCGGGCCGCCGTGCGCGCCGTGCTCGAACAGGAGGCCACCCGCTGA
- the ribH gene encoding 6,7-dimethyl-8-ribityllumazine synthase, translating to MKTIIGEGSAKGLRFGIAVSRFNDHFTRNLLQGALEALQRHGVRDEDITVVWVPGSFELPTVLRPMAVCGKYHALIALGVVIQGGTDHAEIINRQLAASIADIIAETGVPVIDGVIGAQNADQALERSGGKHGNRGWTAAECAIEMANVLRRLREEAL from the coding sequence ATGAAGACAATCATCGGCGAGGGATCTGCCAAGGGGCTGCGATTCGGCATCGCCGTTAGCCGATTCAATGACCACTTCACGAGGAATCTTCTTCAAGGCGCCCTGGAGGCTCTTCAGCGACATGGCGTTCGGGATGAAGACATCACGGTGGTCTGGGTGCCCGGTTCATTTGAGCTGCCCACCGTGTTGCGGCCGATGGCGGTCTGCGGGAAATATCATGCGCTGATCGCGCTGGGCGTGGTTATCCAGGGAGGTACGGACCACGCCGAGATCATCAACCGGCAGCTCGCCGCCTCCATCGCTGACATTATTGCTGAGACGGGCGTACCCGTAATCGACGGGGTCATCGGCGCGCAGAATGCGGATCAGGCGCTGGAGCGGAGCGGCGGCAAGCACGGGAATCGAGGCTGGACGGCTGCAGAATGCGCAATCGAAATGGCGAATGTGCTTCGCCGGTTGCGCGAAGAAGCGCTATGA
- a CDS encoding bifunctional 3,4-dihydroxy-2-butanone-4-phosphate synthase/GTP cyclohydrolase II codes for MKEKNELEQFDRLEDAVAAIARGEMVIVVDDERRENEGDLILAAQKVTPQAINFMARHGRGLICVALEKERLLKLGLARLIPRGETDPYRTAFVESVDARHGVTTGISAHDRARTISVLMDPATTPDDLVTPGHVFPLEAVPGGVLKRPGHTEAAIDLSKLAGLQPGGVICEILREDGKMARRPDLFAFARRHGLRIITVQAIAQHRRRTERLIELEEDISLPTIYGLFRLRMYHSPIEEKHHLALIAGDPSSVPAPLVRVHSECLTGDAFGSLRCDCGSQLQAAMRLIAENQHGVLLYMRQEGRGIGLEQKIRAYALQEAGLDTVEANEQLGFEADARDYAIAAQILRDLGVRSCRLLTNNPRKVSGLEDYDIDVVERVPLVRPATSHNEKYLRTKREKLGHLL; via the coding sequence ATGAAAGAAAAAAACGAGTTGGAACAATTTGATCGCCTGGAAGATGCGGTCGCCGCGATCGCTCGGGGAGAAATGGTGATCGTCGTCGACGACGAGCGGCGGGAAAATGAGGGCGACCTGATTCTGGCGGCGCAAAAGGTGACCCCGCAGGCCATTAATTTCATGGCCCGGCACGGACGTGGGTTGATTTGCGTTGCCCTGGAAAAGGAACGGCTTCTGAAACTCGGTCTCGCCCGGTTGATACCTCGCGGGGAGACGGATCCCTATCGCACAGCGTTTGTCGAATCGGTGGACGCGCGGCATGGCGTCACAACGGGCATCAGCGCCCATGACCGAGCGCGCACGATTTCGGTACTTATGGATCCGGCAACAACGCCTGATGATCTCGTCACCCCAGGCCATGTATTCCCATTAGAGGCGGTGCCGGGCGGTGTGCTCAAACGGCCTGGCCACACGGAGGCGGCAATTGACCTCTCCAAATTGGCCGGACTCCAGCCCGGGGGCGTGATTTGCGAGATTCTGCGCGAAGACGGGAAGATGGCGCGGCGACCCGATCTGTTCGCGTTCGCGCGGCGGCACGGCCTGCGCATTATCACCGTTCAGGCCATCGCGCAGCATCGCCGGCGGACCGAGCGGCTGATTGAGCTGGAGGAGGACATTTCGCTGCCCACCATTTACGGGCTTTTTCGACTTCGAATGTATCACAGTCCGATCGAGGAGAAGCACCATCTGGCCCTGATCGCGGGGGATCCGTCCAGCGTTCCGGCGCCGCTCGTTCGTGTGCACAGTGAGTGCTTAACGGGCGATGCCTTCGGATCGCTCCGTTGTGATTGCGGATCTCAACTTCAGGCGGCGATGCGACTCATCGCGGAAAACCAGCATGGTGTGTTGCTTTACATGCGGCAGGAGGGGAGGGGCATCGGGCTTGAACAAAAGATTCGCGCCTACGCCCTTCAGGAGGCGGGGCTCGACACGGTCGAAGCAAACGAACAACTCGGATTCGAGGCGGATGCGCGCGACTATGCCATTGCCGCTCAAATTTTGCGGGACCTCGGGGTTCGATCCTGCCGGCTGTTGACAAACAATCCGCGGAAGGTTTCCGGCCTCGAGGACTATGACATCGACGTGGTGGAACGTGTGCCGCTCGTCCGACCGGCCACGTCGCACAATGAGAAATACCTTCGAACTAAGCGCGAAAAATTGGGTCATCTCTTGTAG